The Anopheles maculipalpis chromosome 3RL, idAnoMacuDA_375_x, whole genome shotgun sequence genomic sequence GTAGGTATTtataatagtagtagtaacaGCAGGTAGTATTCCATGTTGCCATTCATAGTAGTAGTCATAGTAGTAGCTATAATTATTACAAACGCGCACCGCACCGCACCACACTACATTCGGTGGAAGAAGTAAGTTTCTGTCCTATTCTTTTTCGCTCACTCCGTCCTTTCTTACGCCTCCGTTGGAAAGAAATCCTTCAGCAGTGTCGTCCGGCGCTTTTCCGCAATGTCCATCTGATTCTCCAGCTCACCCCGATCGGTCGTTTCCGCCCGTTCAACCTTCCAGGAAAGGTTTTCAATTTCCGCTTCGAGTTGTGCCTAAAAAACGGTACGAAATTTTGGATAGAAATTGGTTACCTTTATGCTTTTATCTCCCTTTCCTTTGCTGGAAACACGCACCTGCTGATACTCGAACAGTTCCTTCCGCGATTCCATGTAGTACGCGTACGGGTACGTGTACTGTAGCGTGTAGCGACACTTGGCCAGCAGGGTTGCCGCATCGAACAGATGCTGCCAATCGATCCACGTACCGAGTCCCTTCATCACCTTCTCGTTGATGCGCGTCCGCATCCGGTCCAGCGTTTGCTGCTCGAGCTGAAGCGACTTGGAATGGTTTTCCCACCGTTCGTAGTAGTGCAGGTACTTCTTGAGCGCTTCCCGGGCCTGCAAAAACAAGCATGAATTAAAGCAACGCTTAGCAAAGCAATCCAATCACGCCCCTTACCTGCGCGTGTACCGATTCGTGGGCAATGTTAGGATTTTCCTTGTACCGCGAACACTCGTAATACTCCGACCCGTGCGCCTTCCAATCGCCCAAACACATCCAGCAAAAGTCGTGCTTGCAGTTAAAGCACTGCATATGATTGCAACCACCGTTCTTCTCGATGCAGATGTGACACTTGGGGCAGTCCTTCGTGTGCGCACTGATGTAGTTGGCCGTTTCGCTGTCGTCCGCACACTTGGTTAACCATTTGCGGATGATCTGGCAGTCGGTTGGGGCGTGATAGTCGGTACCGCACCGGAAACAGAACGCCGTCTTGCACATCCGGCAGACGGCTTTCTTCGGGCTAATGTCCTGGCTGCGGATGATCGTCTAAAAAGAAACGAAGCGATCGAAAACAATCCAATTAGCTACCACTCACACATCCGAAGATCACTCACACACCTGACAGTTTGGACCCGGACAGAAGCGTAactccggatgggatttcacGTAATCGGCAAACGTAAACTGTTGATACTTGTCGCGCAGCATCGGCCGGTTCAGTAGCGTCAGCACGAGATCTTCCGGTACGCGCACATCACAACGCTGCTCCATACACTCGATCTGTGTGGAAATGCCTTGCCCAATCTGTATCTCGAAGTGCATCGCCCAACAGTCGCGACAGAACGAGTGCTGGCAGGCAAGGGAGTGAAACTTGTCCGTTGACTGTACCGTAACGCACACCGGACATAGCTGTGTACGATAGCAGCAAGCTCCCGTCATCGTGGTGGAGCTGGTTTGATGTGATTTAGCACTACTGCtattgctggtggtggtagtacttccgctactactactactactactcgtTCCCGGGATTGCCGGGCTGGCCGAGCAGCCAGGGACGGATGGTGCGGTGAATGAGCatgaggtggtggtggtggtggtggtggtgccagCACCACCTGAAGCGACGGCACCATGGGACGACGACGTGGATGGGACGGCAGGTGGCAGTTGTGGTGGGCTGGGCGGTACCGACGGTGCAGCCGCTTTGATCCGTGCGCTAACCAACAGATTGGACGCGTTGTTGCGATACCGCTCGATCACTTCGGCCGTGTTCCAGCGGGTTTCGTGCAGCAGCACCTTCGCCAGCGATGGCGTAATCTGGAGCTGGGTGCTTAGCTTCTCCACCGACTCGTTCAGCAGCTTCTCGACCTCTTCCACGTTCAGACACTCGTACACGAAGTACTCCGGATCGGTACGCTTCGGGTCGATCTGCTCGATGTCACAATCTTCACCTGtgggaaaagggggaaaaacagAGGGAAAAGTTGAGATGAGAAACTATCGCTTTATAGAGTTGAATGGTACAATAAAGAAGAGATATTTATTGCAATTACACAAGCTTGTTGTTTGTGAACGATTTTAGCTATGGACAGCTCGTTAGACaaggtgtgtgttttggggtCAATAAATTCTTAAAGCTGAGGCACAGCTAATAAACAATCAGGGGGATGCAATGAGGCAATAATGATGCAATAAAAGGGGTTATATAAGG encodes the following:
- the LOC126561948 gene encoding potential E3 ubiquitin-protein ligase ariadne-2 yields the protein MADQESDMEYSSDNDYEFEDYYNSGEDCDIEQIDPKRTDPEYFVYECLNVEEVEKLLNESVEKLSTQLQITPSLAKVLLHETRWNTAEVIERYRNNASNLLVSARIKAAAPSVPPSPPQLPPAVPSTSSSHGAVASGGAGTTTTTTTTSCSFTAPSVPGCSASPAIPGTSSSSSSSGSTTTTSNSSSAKSHQTSSTTMTGACCYRTQLCPVCVTVQSTDKFHSLACQHSFCRDCWAMHFEIQIGQGISTQIECMEQRCDVRVPEDLVLTLLNRPMLRDKYQQFTFADYVKSHPELRFCPGPNCQTIIRSQDISPKKAVCRMCKTAFCFRCGTDYHAPTDCQIIRKWLTKCADDSETANYISAHTKDCPKCHICIEKNGGCNHMQCFNCKHDFCWMCLGDWKAHGSEYYECSRYKENPNIAHESVHAQAREALKKYLHYYERWENHSKSLQLEQQTLDRMRTRINEKVMKGLGTWIDWQHLFDAATLLAKCRYTLQYTYPYAYYMESRKELFEYQQAQLEAEIENLSWKVERAETTDRGELENQMDIAEKRRTTLLKDFFPTEA